Proteins found in one Mucilaginibacter gracilis genomic segment:
- a CDS encoding lysophospholipid acyltransferase family protein: MIKAVLSRIVFFFLFLISLLPFWFLYLASDVSYIVLFYIVGYRREVVQQNLRNSFPNKSPQDLKVIEKQFFRYLCDLIFETIKMITISKKQVLRRIRLTNPELIEDYYQQGRSLIAAVGHYCNWELCILRFSLLPQYQKVMVYKPLQDAASDKYYLKVRGRFGVTLVQMKATLRKLTELRKSLTFTVLAADQTPVQHETQYFTLFLNQQTAVFQGIEKIAIMFNSAIVFGEIKRIKRGFYQYKFVPLVNEPKQTQPFEITNLYLRHLEQMINNEPQYWLWSHRRWKFKPEDVNK, from the coding sequence ATGATAAAAGCAGTGCTTTCAAGAATAGTGTTTTTCTTTTTATTTCTTATTTCATTGCTGCCTTTTTGGTTTTTGTACCTCGCGTCGGATGTATCTTACATCGTCCTCTTTTATATTGTTGGCTATCGCCGTGAGGTAGTACAGCAAAATTTACGCAATTCATTTCCAAACAAAAGCCCGCAGGACCTTAAAGTAATTGAAAAACAATTTTTCCGTTACCTGTGCGATTTGATATTCGAAACCATTAAAATGATAACGATATCTAAAAAGCAGGTTTTGCGCCGCATACGCCTAACCAATCCCGAATTAATTGAAGACTATTACCAGCAGGGCCGTAGCCTGATTGCCGCCGTTGGCCATTATTGCAATTGGGAACTTTGCATACTACGTTTTAGCCTTTTGCCCCAGTATCAAAAAGTAATGGTTTATAAACCCTTGCAGGATGCCGCATCCGACAAGTATTATTTAAAAGTGCGTGGGCGTTTTGGCGTAACGCTGGTGCAAATGAAGGCAACCTTGCGTAAATTAACCGAATTAAGAAAAAGTTTAACCTTTACCGTTTTAGCTGCCGACCAAACCCCCGTACAGCACGAAACGCAATATTTTACGCTTTTTTTAAACCAGCAAACCGCTGTATTTCAGGGTATTGAAAAAATAGCCATCATGTTTAACTCCGCCATTGTTTTTGGCGAAATAAAACGCATTAAACGTGGGTTTTACCAATATAAATTTGTGCCTTTGGTTAACGAACCCAAGCAAACACAACCATTTGAAATAACAAATCTGTATCTTCGGCATCTCGAACAAATGATAAATAATGAACCACAATATTGGCTATGGTCTCACAGAAGGTGGAAGTTTAAGCCGGAGGATGTAAATAAATGA
- a CDS encoding WbqC family protein — MTGKGAILPMFYLPPVEYFAQLNKHKTNFLIEGEEHLIKQTYRNRANIYSPDGVLAITVPVAKGAKVHTKIKDVKISYDFKWQRLHWLSLQNCYRRSSYFEFYEDELAPFYHNHFEYLFDYNDQLLRLLIKLLKLKVELNYTEEYMPEYLEMEDFRTNIDPRKESQFIQKPYFQLFEEKQGFLKNLSIVDLLFNHGPQALNYL; from the coding sequence ATGACCGGAAAAGGCGCTATTTTGCCAATGTTCTATTTGCCTCCTGTTGAATACTTTGCACAACTAAATAAGCATAAAACCAATTTTTTAATTGAGGGCGAAGAGCATTTAATTAAGCAAACGTACCGCAACCGCGCCAATATTTATTCGCCCGATGGTGTGTTGGCTATAACAGTACCAGTTGCTAAAGGTGCCAAAGTACACACCAAAATTAAGGACGTTAAAATAAGTTACGATTTTAAATGGCAGCGATTGCATTGGCTATCGTTACAAAATTGCTACAGGCGCAGCTCTTATTTTGAATTTTATGAGGATGAGCTAGCTCCGTTTTATCATAACCACTTTGAGTACCTGTTTGATTATAACGACCAGCTATTGAGGCTGCTTATTAAGTTGTTAAAACTTAAAGTTGAGCTAAACTATACCGAGGAGTATATGCCCGAGTATTTGGAAATGGAAGACTTCCGGACAAATATTGACCCGAGAAAAGAATCGCAATTTATCCAGAAGCCTTACTTTCAGCTTTTTGAAGAGAAGCAGGGCTTTTTAAAAAACCTGAGCATTGTTGATCTATTGTTTAACCACGGCCCTCAGGCTTTAAATTACCTGTAG
- the msrA gene encoding peptide-methionine (S)-S-oxide reductase MsrA, with amino-acid sequence MKKLSLYLLSVVLLWGCANGQPEDHSFAKLPEPKAGEKVATFAGGCFWAMSEAMSELKGVNKVVAGYAGGTVKNPTYEQVCQKNTGHAESVQIYYNPAVITYAQLVEAFFYAHDPTELNYQGPDDGEDYRSAIFYRTPEEKATVEQLIKKVNATHHYKNQIVTEVVPYKALYPAEVYHQGYYKLHPESGYIQSVSVPKVMKMRRAVPQLLKPEFTK; translated from the coding sequence ATGAAAAAGTTAAGTTTGTATTTGTTAAGTGTGGTTTTGTTGTGGGGATGTGCTAACGGCCAGCCCGAAGACCATTCATTTGCCAAATTACCCGAGCCAAAGGCTGGCGAAAAAGTAGCCACTTTTGCAGGAGGCTGCTTTTGGGCCATGAGCGAGGCCATGTCCGAATTAAAGGGTGTTAACAAGGTAGTTGCAGGTTATGCCGGCGGAACGGTTAAAAACCCTACCTACGAGCAGGTTTGCCAAAAAAATACCGGTCATGCCGAATCTGTTCAAATTTATTATAACCCTGCTGTTATTACCTATGCCCAGTTAGTTGAAGCATTTTTTTATGCGCACGACCCTACCGAACTTAATTACCAGGGGCCGGATGATGGCGAAGATTACCGTTCGGCAATTTTTTACCGCACGCCCGAAGAAAAAGCAACCGTAGAGCAACTAATTAAAAAAGTAAACGCTACACACCATTATAAAAACCAAATAGTAACCGAAGTGGTACCCTACAAAGCTTTATACCCCGCCGAAGTTTACCACCAGGGCTATTACAAGTTACATCCCGAAAGCGGATATATACAAAGTGTATCGGTGCCTAAAGTAATGAAAATGCGCCGTGCCGTGCCTCAATTGCTTAAACCCGAGTTTACAAAATAA
- a CDS encoding DUF3820 family protein translates to MDPDILKKIIVTPMPYGKYKGTMICNLPVHYLEWMYAQGFPQGSLGMMLHTIHEIKINGLEYLLAPLKRK, encoded by the coding sequence TTGGACCCGGATATTCTTAAAAAAATAATAGTTACGCCTATGCCTTATGGCAAGTACAAAGGCACCATGATATGCAATTTGCCTGTGCATTACCTGGAATGGATGTACGCACAGGGTTTTCCGCAGGGCAGCCTGGGTATGATGTTGCATACCATTCACGAGATAAAAATAAACGGACTAGAGTATCTGCTTGCGCCGTTAAAACGGAAGTAA
- a CDS encoding MBL fold metallo-hydrolase, with amino-acid sequence MMLNNKVNYYQVTQGVWGMKTLFVNIYMVANRKGIADGWVLIDAGLPGYSSKIIRMAEALFGEGAKPEAIILTHGHFDHTGSLSELLKHWDVPVYAHPLELPYLTGRSSYPPADPTVGGGLMSWLSWSYPTKPIDLGDKIQALDTSGDITELPEWKTIHTPGHSPGHVSLFFKLNATLIAGDAFVTTKTESAFYALIFAQKLSGPPKYLTTDWAAAAQSVRKLYQLEPRTVATGHGYTMRGKELQTELKNLADNFEDIAIPANGRYVQVPAMADADGVEYVPPLMVSTKFNLAAIALVSVTIGYFAVREVQKRFL; translated from the coding sequence ATGATGTTAAACAACAAAGTGAATTATTACCAGGTTACGCAGGGAGTTTGGGGAATGAAAACCCTTTTTGTAAACATATACATGGTGGCTAACCGCAAAGGTATTGCCGATGGATGGGTTTTGATAGATGCTGGTTTGCCTGGTTATTCGTCAAAAATAATCCGCATGGCCGAAGCTTTGTTTGGCGAGGGTGCCAAACCGGAGGCCATTATTTTAACTCACGGCCATTTTGACCATACCGGGTCACTATCCGAGTTATTGAAGCATTGGGATGTACCCGTTTACGCCCACCCTTTGGAACTGCCTTATTTAACCGGGCGATCATCATACCCACCCGCTGATCCAACCGTTGGCGGCGGTTTAATGAGTTGGCTCTCATGGTCGTACCCAACAAAGCCAATTGATTTGGGTGATAAGATACAGGCTTTAGATACCAGCGGCGATATTACTGAACTGCCCGAATGGAAAACTATTCATACACCGGGCCACTCGCCGGGGCACGTATCTTTGTTTTTTAAATTGAATGCCACGCTAATTGCCGGTGATGCATTTGTTACTACCAAAACCGAATCGGCATTTTACGCCCTAATATTTGCGCAAAAACTATCGGGACCACCCAAATACCTTACTACCGATTGGGCCGCGGCAGCACAATCCGTAAGGAAGCTTTACCAGTTAGAACCCCGTACAGTGGCCACGGGGCATGGCTATACCATGCGAGGCAAAGAGCTGCAAACCGAATTAAAAAACCTGGCCGACAACTTTGAGGATATAGCCATACCCGCCAACGGGCGATATGTGCAGGTACCCGCTATGGCTGATGCTGATGGGGTAGAATACGTGCCGCCGTTAATGGTATCAACCAAATTTAATTTAGCGGCTATTGCCCTGGTATCGGTTACTATAGGTTATTTTGCCGTTAGAGAGGTGCAAAAAAGATTTTTGTAA
- a CDS encoding aldo/keto reductase, with protein MDKVKLGTTGIDVSPLCFGGNVFGWTIDEATSFKILDAATNAGINFIDTADVYSTWAHGGEGGQSETIIGKWLKQSGKRDNVIIATKVGKEMGPDKKGLSRAYITQAVEDSLKRLQTDYIDLYQSHDDDTHTPLRETLEVYTDLIKQGKVRAIGASNYSATRLTEALHVSKEHNLATYQTLQPLYNLYDRADFEAEFKDVCLENDIAVINFYALASGFLTGKYRTEADLATTKRASNKKYLNNRGLKILNAIDQVAAQYRANPAQVSIAWLLAQPAVTAPIASATSIEQLADLVKATNLKLDTEAIALLTEASN; from the coding sequence ATGGACAAAGTAAAATTAGGCACAACCGGTATTGATGTGAGCCCGCTATGTTTTGGCGGAAATGTTTTTGGTTGGACGATAGACGAAGCGACATCATTTAAAATACTGGATGCCGCAACCAACGCCGGTATTAATTTCATAGATACTGCCGACGTATATTCGACATGGGCGCATGGCGGCGAAGGCGGTCAATCGGAAACGATAATTGGCAAATGGCTAAAACAAAGCGGCAAACGCGATAATGTTATTATTGCCACCAAAGTTGGTAAGGAGATGGGGCCGGATAAAAAGGGCCTTTCCAGAGCATATATTACCCAGGCAGTTGAAGACTCATTAAAACGCTTGCAAACGGATTATATTGATCTATACCAATCTCACGATGATGATACCCATACACCACTACGCGAAACTCTTGAAGTTTACACCGATTTAATTAAACAGGGCAAGGTGCGCGCCATTGGTGCATCAAACTACAGTGCCACACGTTTAACAGAGGCTTTGCATGTTAGTAAAGAGCATAATCTGGCTACCTACCAAACCCTGCAACCGCTATATAATTTATATGACCGTGCAGATTTTGAAGCCGAATTTAAAGACGTGTGCTTAGAAAACGATATTGCTGTAATTAACTTTTACGCCCTGGCAAGCGGTTTTTTAACCGGGAAATATCGCACCGAAGCAGATTTAGCTACCACTAAACGTGCAAGCAACAAAAAATACCTCAACAATAGAGGCCTTAAAATATTAAACGCCATCGACCAGGTTGCGGCGCAATACCGTGCCAACCCTGCACAGGTATCAATAGCCTGGTTACTGGCGCAACCCGCTGTTACCGCACCAATTGCCAGTGCCACCAGCATTGAGCAACTGGCCGATTTAGTTAAGGCTACAAATTTAAAGCTTGATACCGAAGCAATAGCATTACTGACAGAGGCTAGCAATTAA
- a CDS encoding 4'-phosphopantetheinyl transferase family protein: MISIGNDIVDLNAINKQRTADTRFYSKFITPAEIELHDPAIATLPLQSFVWLLWSVKEAVYKYQKRLNPQLVFAPIKIVVKQITVPALYNAAQFNSDSWEGSPNHNDFCFGCATGNGQTLFFKTIIHQYYIATIVSNNSLFPHVYWGVQRIANGGHQHQSQLVRTFLLNKLSSVFIKQDLALQKSPVGYPVLLVNNIEACMPISLAHHGLFTSYCFQLNLQGL; encoded by the coding sequence TTGATAAGCATCGGCAACGATATTGTTGATTTGAATGCCATCAACAAGCAGCGCACTGCCGATACTCGTTTCTATTCCAAATTTATCACTCCCGCCGAAATTGAACTTCATGATCCGGCCATAGCTACGCTACCGTTACAAAGTTTTGTATGGTTACTATGGTCGGTTAAAGAGGCCGTTTATAAATATCAAAAAAGGCTTAACCCGCAATTGGTATTTGCGCCCATTAAAATTGTAGTTAAACAAATTACCGTTCCCGCATTATACAACGCCGCCCAATTTAATAGTGATAGCTGGGAGGGTAGCCCAAACCATAATGATTTTTGTTTTGGGTGCGCCACCGGCAACGGCCAAACACTATTTTTTAAAACCATTATTCATCAATATTATATTGCCACTATTGTAAGTAACAATAGCTTGTTTCCTCATGTTTACTGGGGCGTGCAGCGTATTGCTAATGGCGGCCATCAACATCAATCGCAACTTGTACGCACGTTTTTACTAAACAAACTCAGCAGTGTTTTTATAAAGCAAGATCTCGCTTTGCAAAAAAGCCCGGTTGGTTATCCTGTTCTTTTAGTTAACAATATTGAAGCCTGCATGCCTATCTCGCTGGCTCATCATGGCTTGTTTACTTCGTATTGCTTTCAGTTAAATTTGCAAGGGTTGTAA
- a CDS encoding acyl carrier protein: MSREEILSELKKVLVPYTENKEMLAGITEETDLIKDLNINSANLVDIIIDAESQYNIEIDFDSAEKMYTVGNCIDVIAEKINHSA; the protein is encoded by the coding sequence ATGAGTAGAGAAGAAATTTTAAGTGAACTAAAAAAAGTGCTGGTACCTTACACCGAAAACAAAGAAATGCTTGCCGGCATAACCGAAGAAACCGACCTGATAAAAGATCTGAATATCAATTCGGCCAACCTGGTTGATATTATTATTGATGCGGAATCGCAATACAATATTGAAATTGATTTTGATTCGGCCGAAAAAATGTACACCGTAGGTAACTGCATAGATGTAATTGCCGAGAAAATAAATCACTCTGCTTGA
- a CDS encoding beta-ketoacyl-[acyl-carrier-protein] synthase family protein has product MGGRVVVTGLGVVSPNGIGIPDFLQAIQNGVSGIKFVPEYEELKFNCQVSGTPAFEWEQLRNYIPETSLYGLKGKGIAFGIKAALDAWMDAGNEIYSPHTLWDTGCVFGSSVSDTDVIKNAITRVDAKESKKLGSRVVEQIMNSGVTAYISGRLGLGNKIVNNSAACATGTQSVLMGYEYIKFGMAKRMVVGSCEYVDKYIFGGFDSMRVLSRKFNHEPQKASRPMSLTAGGFVPGSGAGALVLEDLDYALARGAKIYAEILGGSTNSGGQRNGGSMTAPAADGVIKCINEAIKLSNIDASEIDLVSGHLTATIADKFEIENWSKALKRSGDAFPMVNSLKSMVGHSLSAAGSLETVAAVLQIVNNFVHPNVNLDDPNPEIIEITGENNLPTKKINREINIVAKANFGFGDVNTCLIISKYNN; this is encoded by the coding sequence ATGGGTGGTAGAGTTGTAGTTACGGGTTTAGGTGTGGTTTCTCCAAACGGGATAGGTATTCCCGATTTTTTGCAGGCTATCCAAAACGGCGTATCGGGCATAAAATTCGTTCCCGAATACGAAGAACTAAAATTTAACTGCCAGGTGAGCGGAACTCCGGCCTTTGAATGGGAGCAACTGCGTAACTATATTCCGGAAACATCATTGTATGGTTTAAAAGGTAAGGGTATAGCCTTTGGCATTAAAGCGGCCCTTGATGCCTGGATGGACGCCGGGAACGAAATTTATAGCCCGCATACGCTTTGGGATACCGGGTGTGTTTTTGGCAGCAGCGTATCAGACACAGACGTGATAAAAAATGCCATAACCCGTGTTGACGCTAAAGAATCAAAAAAATTAGGTTCGCGGGTGGTAGAACAAATTATGAATAGCGGTGTTACAGCCTATATTTCGGGACGATTGGGTTTGGGGAACAAAATAGTTAACAACTCTGCCGCGTGTGCCACGGGCACGCAATCGGTATTAATGGGTTACGAGTACATTAAGTTTGGCATGGCCAAACGCATGGTTGTAGGCAGTTGCGAATATGTAGACAAATACATTTTTGGCGGTTTTGATTCGATGCGGGTTTTATCGCGCAAGTTTAACCATGAGCCGCAAAAGGCATCGCGCCCAATGAGTTTAACTGCCGGGGGCTTTGTACCCGGTTCGGGCGCGGGAGCTTTGGTTTTAGAAGATTTGGACTATGCGCTGGCCCGCGGAGCGAAAATTTATGCCGAAATACTTGGCGGTTCAACTAACTCGGGCGGCCAGCGCAATGGTGGCAGCATGACGGCCCCAGCCGCCGACGGCGTAATTAAATGCATTAACGAAGCAATAAAGCTATCAAACATTGACGCAAGCGAGATTGACCTGGTGAGCGGCCATTTAACCGCAACAATTGCCGATAAGTTTGAAATTGAAAACTGGAGCAAGGCTTTGAAGAGGAGCGGGGACGCTTTCCCTATGGTAAATTCGCTTAAATCCATGGTGGGGCACAGCCTGAGCGCGGCTGGTTCGTTGGAAACCGTTGCCGCCGTTTTGCAAATTGTTAATAATTTTGTGCATCCGAATGTTAACTTAGACGACCCCAACCCTGAAATAATTGAAATAACGGGCGAAAATAATTTGCCCACAAAAAAAATAAATAGGGAAATCAATATTGTAGCAAAAGCTAATTTTGGTTTTGGTGATGTTAACACCTGTTTAATCATATCAAAATATAATAACTGA
- a CDS encoding 3-hydroxyacyl-ACP dehydratase FabZ family protein → MNNDILSHLPYKSSFLFVDNITAIDDDGVTGNYTLKPDAFFYEDHFVGNPVTPGVIITEIMAQIGLVVLGIHLMISGQHEEGVLMGQDSFPLLTSTNIDFFKMVLPGEKVVVTSKKQYFRFGKLKCAVEMLNEANQVVAKGIFSGIIKSAVKR, encoded by the coding sequence ATGAATAACGATATATTAAGCCATTTACCTTACAAATCTTCGTTTTTGTTTGTTGATAACATTACCGCTATTGACGATGATGGCGTTACAGGCAACTATACTTTAAAGCCAGATGCTTTTTTTTACGAAGATCATTTTGTTGGTAACCCGGTAACCCCAGGCGTTATTATTACCGAAATTATGGCGCAAATAGGCCTTGTTGTGTTAGGCATCCATTTAATGATAAGCGGGCAACACGAAGAGGGGGTATTGATGGGACAGGATTCGTTTCCTCTGCTCACATCAACCAATATTGACTTTTTTAAAATGGTACTACCCGGAGAGAAAGTTGTTGTAACATCCAAAAAACAATATTTTAGGTTCGGTAAATTAAAATGCGCTGTTGAGATGCTTAACGAGGCTAACCAAGTAGTGGCAAAAGGTATATTTTCGGGAATTATTAAAAGTGCCGTAAAAAGATAA